A stretch of Lepidochelys kempii isolate rLepKem1 chromosome 14, rLepKem1.hap2, whole genome shotgun sequence DNA encodes these proteins:
- the LOC140898000 gene encoding olfactory receptor 10A7-like: MKPTMNRCQENQTTITEFILLGFGTFPQLQILLFLLFLVICIVTLAGNILIIALVVADQHLHTPMYFFLGSLSCLETCYSLTILPRMLASLLTGDRTISVSGCLTQLYFFGSLAAAECSLLSVMSYDRYLAICKPLHYASLMNSRFCIKLVVGSWIGGFICMAICISMTSRITFCGPNEIDHFFCDLSPVIKLSCSDTHTVEVTAFINSSIFTLPPFLLILASYVCIISTILRISSTTGRKKVFSTCSSHLIVVTIFYGTLVIVYLVSGSDILRHLNKVFSVFYGVLTPLVNPLIYSLRNKEVKEAFRKAVLQSLGVVYLWPLDTFWRKIRTPSQSLKNTLHPCSEEYCVSSLILAYLFLEFE, from the exons ATGAAACCAACAATGAACAGATGCCAGGAAAATCAAACAACCATCACAGAATTCATCCTCCTGGGATTTGGGACTTTCCCTCAACTGCAGattcttctcttcctgctgttTCTAGTGATCTGCATTGTGACTCTGGCCGGAAACATCCTCATAATTGCACTAGTTGTGGctgatcagcaccttcacacccccatgtacttcttcttGGGGAGCTTGTCCTGCTTGGAGACTTGCTACTCCTTGACCATCCTGCCCAGGATGTtggccagtctcctgactggGGACAGAACCATTTCTGTTAGTGGCTGCCTGACACAATTATATTTCTTTGGTTCTCTGGCAGCCGCTGAATGTTCTCTCTTATCTGTGATGTCCTATGATCGTTATTTAGCGATATGCAAACCTCTGCATTATGCATCCCTTATGAATAGCAGGTTCTGTATCAAGTTGGTGGTCGGGTCATGGATAGGTGGATTTATATGTATGGCCATCTGTATATCTATGACCTCACGGATAACATTCTGTGGCCCCAATGAAATTGaccatttcttttgtgatttaAGCCCAGTAATAAAACTGTCCTGCAGTGATACCCACACAGTGGAAGTTACTGCTTTCATAAATTCCTCCATTTTTACATTGCCTCCATTTCTGTTGATCCTGGCATCCTATGTTTGTATCATCTCCACCATCCTGAGAATTTCTTCCACCACTGGGAGGAAAAAGGTCttttccacctgctcctctcacctcattgTGGTGACAATTTTCTACGGGACACTAGTCATTGTGTATTTGGTGTCAGGCTCTGATATACTGAGGCACCTGAACAAAGTGTTCTCTGTCTTCTATGGAGTCCTGACTCCATTGGTCAACCCCCTGATatacagcctgagaaacaaggaGGTGAAGGAAGCCTTCAGAAAAGCTGtct TGCAGAGTCTCGGTGTTGTCTACCTCTGGCCATTGGACACATTCTGGAGGAAAATTAGAACACCAAGCCAAAGCCTTAAAAATACACTGCACCCCTGCTCTGAAGAATACTGTGTATCCTCCTTGATCTTGGCTTACTTATTCTTGGAGTTTGAATGA